One segment of Streptomyces sp. TG1A-8 DNA contains the following:
- a CDS encoding DUF6227 family protein codes for MSVPYETTAYEPAESPESPEEHLARLLGRALNSFELPDEVIRQLDCALAHDSSLHSAHHSAGLHRETYRHTWLLADGSTVTLWELVHNTVPGGDAQHEVYVDDEELHTATARLALPPDAPDFELPSLLQLFAIPEPRHVYATDDSADHARRLLRRAENADRPGRDVAELLATASAHQITQAFGRPGRAGRASLNYALYEHAFLLPDGREVSLWEVEHTATPDGRHMCEVYTSQDAARDAMERRAARWA; via the coding sequence TTGAGCGTTCCGTACGAGACGACAGCGTACGAACCAGCCGAGTCGCCCGAGTCTCCGGAGGAGCACCTCGCGCGGCTCCTCGGTCGCGCACTGAACTCCTTCGAGCTGCCCGACGAGGTGATACGGCAGCTCGACTGCGCGCTGGCGCACGACAGTTCCCTGCACTCCGCCCACCACAGCGCGGGCCTGCACCGCGAGACCTACCGGCACACCTGGCTGCTCGCCGACGGTTCGACGGTGACCCTGTGGGAGCTGGTCCACAACACGGTGCCGGGAGGCGACGCACAGCACGAGGTGTACGTGGACGACGAGGAACTGCACACCGCCACCGCCCGGCTCGCGCTGCCCCCGGACGCGCCGGACTTCGAACTGCCGAGCCTGCTGCAGCTCTTCGCGATCCCCGAGCCCCGGCACGTGTACGCGACGGACGACTCGGCGGACCACGCGCGCCGGCTGCTGCGCCGCGCGGAGAACGCCGACCGGCCGGGCCGGGACGTGGCGGAGCTGCTGGCGACGGCGTCCGCGCACCAGATCACCCAGGCGTTCGGCCGGCCCGGGCGGGCGGGACGGGCGAGCCTGAACTACGCCCTGTACGAGCACGCGTTCCTGCTGCCGGACGGCCGGGAGGTCTCCCTGTGGGAGGTCGAGCACACGGCGACGCCCGACGGACGGCACATGTGCGAGGTGTACACCTCGCAGGACGCGGCCCGGGACGCCATGGAGCGGCGCGCGGCACGGTGGGCCTAG
- a CDS encoding P1 family peptidase, with product MTDDAPTDMAGLRVGHATRDGDGWLTGTTVVLAPEGGAVAAVDVRGGGPGTKETDALDPRNVVQRVDAVVLTGGSAYGLDAASGVMAWLEERGRGVPVGTDPGHVVPVVPAACVFDLGRGGDFRARPDAATGRAAVEAAAASTPGTPVAEGCVGAGTGAVAGLFKGGVGAASVVLRSGVTVAALVVANAAGSVVDPGTGALYGEFFLGRVAYPSERVHEAARRRLARTASQNTPAPLNTTLAVVVTDADLSRAQAQKLAGTAHDGIARAVRPVHLLHDGDTVFALATGVRPLGTGPLALNDVLAAGADVVTRAIVRAVRAAEPVDGPGGAWPSYRELYGRGAGEGHGEG from the coding sequence ATGACGGATGACGCGCCGACGGACATGGCAGGGCTGCGGGTGGGGCACGCGACCCGTGACGGGGACGGCTGGCTCACCGGCACCACGGTCGTCCTCGCCCCCGAGGGCGGTGCCGTGGCGGCCGTGGACGTGCGCGGCGGCGGCCCCGGCACCAAGGAGACCGACGCGCTCGACCCGCGCAACGTGGTGCAGAGGGTCGACGCGGTCGTCCTGACCGGGGGCAGCGCGTACGGGCTCGACGCCGCCTCCGGGGTCATGGCCTGGCTGGAGGAGCGGGGGCGCGGGGTGCCGGTCGGGACGGACCCGGGGCACGTGGTGCCGGTGGTGCCGGCGGCGTGCGTCTTCGACCTGGGCCGGGGCGGGGACTTCCGTGCCCGCCCCGACGCGGCGACGGGGCGGGCGGCGGTCGAGGCGGCGGCGGCGAGCACGCCGGGGACGCCGGTGGCCGAGGGCTGCGTGGGCGCCGGCACGGGGGCCGTCGCGGGGCTGTTCAAGGGCGGGGTGGGGGCCGCGAGCGTGGTCCTCCGCTCGGGGGTCACGGTGGCCGCGCTGGTGGTCGCGAACGCCGCGGGGTCGGTGGTGGACCCCGGGACGGGCGCGCTCTACGGCGAGTTCTTCCTGGGCCGGGTGGCGTATCCGTCCGAGCGCGTACACGAGGCCGCGCGCCGGCGTCTGGCCCGGACCGCCTCGCAGAACACTCCGGCGCCGCTCAACACCACCCTCGCGGTGGTGGTGACCGACGCGGACCTCTCCAGGGCACAGGCGCAGAAACTGGCGGGCACGGCGCACGACGGCATCGCACGCGCCGTCCGGCCGGTGCACCTGCTGCACGACGGGGACACGGTGTTCGCGCTGGCGACCGGCGTGCGTCCGCTCGGCACCGGCCCCCTGGCGCTCAACGACGTCCTCGCGGCGGGCGCCGACGTCGTGACGCGGGCGATCGTACGGGCCGTGCGCGCCGCCGAGCCGGTCGACGGGCCGGGCGGGGCGTGGCCGTCGTACCGGGAGTTGTACGGGCGGGGCGCCGGGGAGGGGCACGGGGAGGGATAG
- the mscL gene encoding large conductance mechanosensitive channel protein MscL, translating to MSAKKEPAARSVWHGFKAFLMRGNVVDLAVAVVIGAAFTNIVNSIVKGIINPLVGAIGTQNLDRYSSCLKAPCSVGADGTVRSGVPILWGSVIGAALTFVITAAVVYFLMVLPMSKYLARAEARRKAREGTQEVIEVTELEVLKEIRDALVARRGAGHDDRT from the coding sequence GTGAGCGCGAAGAAGGAACCGGCCGCACGGAGCGTCTGGCATGGCTTCAAGGCCTTCCTGATGCGTGGCAACGTCGTGGACCTGGCCGTGGCCGTGGTCATCGGCGCCGCCTTCACGAACATCGTCAACTCGATCGTGAAGGGGATCATCAACCCGCTGGTCGGGGCGATCGGCACGCAGAACCTGGACCGCTACAGCTCCTGCCTGAAGGCCCCGTGCTCGGTGGGCGCGGACGGCACGGTCAGGAGCGGCGTGCCGATCCTGTGGGGCTCCGTCATCGGGGCCGCGCTCACCTTCGTGATCACGGCGGCGGTGGTGTACTTCCTGATGGTCCTGCCGATGTCGAAGTACCTGGCGCGGGCCGAGGCCCGCAGGAAGGCGCGCGAGGGCACGCAGGAGGTCATCGAGGTGACCGAGCTGGAGGTCCTGAAGGAGATCCGCGACGCCTTGGTCGCCCGGCGGGGTGCCGGCCACGACGACAGGACGTAG
- a CDS encoding S-methyl-5'-thioadenosine phosphorylase, whose amino-acid sequence MANAEIGVIGGSGFYSFLDDVTEVQVDTPYGQPSDSLFLGEVAGRRVAFLPRHGRGHHLPPHRINYRANLWALRSVGVRQVLGPCAVGGLRPEHGPGTLLVPDQFVDRTKSRAQTYFDGLPLPDGTVPNVVHVSMADPYCPAGRAVALKAARGRDWEPVDGGTLVVVEGPRFSSRAESLWHRAQGWSVVGMTGHPEAALARELELCYTSLTLVTDLDAGAETGEGVSHEEVLEVFAANVDRLRGVLFDAVAELPATGDRDCLCVNALGGMDPGFELP is encoded by the coding sequence ATGGCGAACGCAGAGATCGGTGTAATCGGCGGCTCGGGCTTCTACTCGTTCCTCGACGACGTGACCGAGGTCCAGGTGGACACCCCCTACGGGCAGCCCAGTGACTCCCTCTTCCTCGGCGAGGTCGCCGGCCGGCGGGTCGCGTTCCTGCCCCGGCACGGCCGCGGCCACCACCTGCCGCCGCACCGCATCAACTACCGGGCCAACCTCTGGGCCCTGCGCTCGGTCGGCGTCCGGCAGGTCCTCGGCCCCTGCGCGGTGGGCGGGCTGCGCCCCGAGCACGGGCCCGGCACCCTGCTCGTCCCGGACCAGTTCGTGGACCGGACGAAGTCCCGGGCGCAGACGTACTTCGACGGATTGCCGCTGCCCGACGGCACCGTCCCGAACGTGGTGCACGTGTCCATGGCCGACCCGTACTGCCCGGCCGGCCGGGCCGTGGCGCTGAAGGCGGCCCGCGGGCGCGACTGGGAACCGGTCGACGGCGGCACGCTGGTCGTGGTCGAGGGACCGCGCTTCTCCTCCCGCGCCGAATCGCTGTGGCACCGGGCGCAGGGCTGGTCGGTGGTGGGCATGACCGGCCACCCCGAGGCGGCGCTCGCCCGCGAACTGGAGCTGTGCTACACGTCGTTGACCCTGGTCACCGACCTCGACGCCGGTGCCGAGACGGGCGAGGGCGTCTCGCACGAGGAGGTGCTGGAGGTGTTCGCGGCCAACGTGGACCGGCTGCGGGGCGTGCTGTTCGACGCGGTCGCGGAGCTGCCCGCGACCGGTGACCGGGACTGCCTGTGCGTGAACGCGCTCGGCGGGATGGACCCGGGCTTCGAACTGCCGTAG
- a CDS encoding FmdB family zinc ribbon protein produces MPTYQYQCTECGEGLEAVQKFTDDALTECPSCGGRLKKVFSAVGIVFKGSGFYRNDSRGSTSSSSPASKSSGASASSSEAKPSSDSKPSASASSSSSGSTSSSAA; encoded by the coding sequence GTGCCGACCTACCAGTACCAGTGCACCGAGTGCGGCGAGGGCCTCGAGGCGGTGCAGAAGTTCACCGACGACGCCCTGACCGAGTGCCCGAGCTGCGGTGGCCGCCTGAAGAAGGTGTTCTCCGCGGTCGGCATCGTCTTCAAGGGCTCCGGCTTCTACCGGAACGATTCGCGCGGCTCCACGTCGAGCAGCAGCCCGGCGTCGAAGTCGTCCGGCGCCTCGGCCTCCTCGTCCGAGGCGAAGCCGTCGTCCGACTCCAAGCCGTCGGCGTCGGCCTCCTCGTCGTCGTCCGGCTCCACGAGCAGCTCCGCCGCCTGA
- a CDS encoding MFS transporter, which produces MLRTRGAWTFLLPGFAARQPFAMLTISIVLLVQHTTGSYGAAGAAAAVTGVSMALFAPYGGRLADRFGQRAVLVPGVLVHTASGLSLTALALAHAPLWALFAAAVPTGASVPQVGPMVRARWGVKLQDSPLMTTAAAFESVTDELTFVLGPLLATALCTTVVPSAGLVTEAALTLLGGLLFAAQKGTQPRVDGGSGHARVRHASALRVPGVRVLVTAFLGIGSVFGGMQVSLAAFTESIGEPGLNGVLYGVFAAGNMLSGLVCGALAWKAAPQRRLVVGYSALALTASALWTAHSVPLLAGLGLLVGTCIAPSLITGYTLVEGLVPAGARTEAFTWLTGAVALGQAAAVTVAGQLEDRLWTGAGFLVPAAGTLLALATLLTLRSLLSGRPHDRTAARGVGHRSTVTVD; this is translated from the coding sequence CTGCTGCGCACGCGCGGCGCCTGGACGTTCCTGCTCCCCGGCTTCGCGGCGCGCCAGCCGTTCGCGATGCTCACGATCTCCATCGTGCTGCTCGTGCAGCACACCACCGGCTCCTACGGCGCCGCCGGCGCCGCCGCGGCCGTCACCGGCGTCTCCATGGCGCTGTTCGCCCCCTACGGCGGCCGTCTGGCGGACCGCTTCGGCCAGCGCGCCGTCCTGGTCCCCGGCGTCCTCGTGCACACCGCCTCGGGCCTGTCCCTGACCGCGCTGGCCCTGGCCCACGCGCCCTTGTGGGCACTGTTCGCGGCGGCCGTGCCGACCGGTGCCTCGGTGCCGCAGGTCGGCCCCATGGTGCGCGCCCGCTGGGGCGTGAAGCTCCAGGACTCGCCCCTGATGACCACCGCGGCGGCCTTCGAGTCCGTCACGGACGAGCTGACCTTCGTCCTCGGCCCGCTGCTGGCGACCGCCCTGTGCACGACCGTGGTCCCGTCCGCGGGCCTGGTCACCGAGGCCGCGCTGACGCTCCTCGGCGGTCTGCTGTTCGCCGCCCAGAAGGGCACCCAGCCGCGCGTGGACGGCGGGAGCGGGCACGCCCGCGTGCGGCACGCCTCCGCCCTGCGCGTCCCGGGCGTGCGCGTGCTGGTCACGGCCTTCCTGGGCATCGGCTCCGTCTTCGGCGGCATGCAGGTCTCGCTGGCGGCGTTCACCGAGTCGATCGGCGAGCCCGGCCTGAACGGCGTCCTGTACGGCGTCTTCGCCGCGGGGAACATGCTCTCCGGCCTCGTCTGCGGCGCCCTCGCCTGGAAGGCCGCCCCGCAGCGGCGCCTCGTCGTCGGCTACAGCGCGCTCGCGCTGACCGCCTCCGCCCTGTGGACGGCGCACTCGGTCCCGCTGCTCGCGGGCCTGGGCCTGCTGGTCGGCACGTGCATCGCGCCGTCCCTGATCACCGGCTACACCCTGGTCGAGGGCCTGGTCCCGGCCGGCGCCCGCACCGAGGCGTTCACCTGGCTGACGGGGGCGGTCGCCCTCGGCCAGGCGGCCGCCGTCACCGTCGCCGGACAACTGGAGGACCGCCTGTGGACCGGCGCCGGGTTCCTGGTGCCGGCGGCCGGCACCCTGCTCGCGCTGGCCACCCTGCTGACCCTGCGCTCCCTGCTGTCCGGCCGGCCCCACGACCGCACCGCGGCACGTGGCGTCGGTCACCGCTCGACCGTCACGGTGGACTGA
- a CDS encoding potassium/proton antiporter, producing the protein MPGAGRGREPPLTVHHLNQLLLVCSVVLLVAVAAVRISSRTGLPSLLVYLGIGVLMGQDGIGDIHFDNAEMTQVIGYAALVVILAEGGLGTKWKEIRPVLPSASVLALAGVAVSVGVTAAGAHHLVGLEWRQALIIGAVVSSTDAAAVFSVLRRIPLPARVAGTLEAESGFNDAPVVILVVAFSAAGPVGHWYVLLGEIVLELAIGAAMGLAVGWFGSWGLKHVALPASGLYPIAVMAIAVTAYAAGALAHGSGFLAVYLASMMLGNAKLPHWPATRGFAEGLGWIAQIGMFVLLGLLVTPHELGDDVWPALIIGLVLTMVARPLSVVLSLAPFRMPWQEQTLMSWAGLRGAVPIILATIPMVNGVGGSRRIFNIVFVLVVVYTLVQGPTLPWLARTLRLGEQGEASDLGIESAPLERLRGHLLSISVPEGSRMHGVEVNELRLPPGAAVTLVVREGTSFVPLPTTVLRHGDELLVVATDPVRDAAERRLRAVAHGGKLADWLGEDRNGPSSSR; encoded by the coding sequence GTGCCCGGCGCGGGCCGAGGAAGGGAACCGCCGCTGACCGTCCACCATCTCAACCAGCTCCTGCTCGTCTGCTCCGTGGTCCTGCTCGTCGCCGTCGCGGCCGTCCGGATCTCCTCCCGCACCGGGCTCCCCAGCCTGCTCGTGTACCTGGGGATCGGCGTCCTCATGGGCCAGGACGGCATCGGGGACATCCACTTCGACAACGCCGAGATGACCCAGGTCATCGGATACGCGGCCCTGGTCGTGATCCTCGCCGAGGGCGGTCTGGGCACGAAGTGGAAGGAGATCCGGCCGGTCCTGCCGTCCGCCTCCGTGCTGGCGCTGGCGGGGGTCGCGGTCAGCGTCGGCGTCACCGCGGCGGGCGCGCACCACCTGGTCGGGTTGGAGTGGCGGCAGGCGCTCATCATCGGCGCGGTGGTCTCCTCCACGGACGCGGCGGCCGTCTTCTCGGTCCTGCGCAGGATCCCCCTGCCCGCGCGCGTGGCCGGCACGCTGGAGGCGGAGTCCGGCTTCAACGACGCCCCGGTGGTCATCCTGGTCGTCGCCTTCTCCGCGGCCGGACCCGTCGGCCACTGGTACGTCCTGCTCGGAGAGATCGTCCTGGAACTGGCCATCGGCGCTGCCATGGGGCTCGCGGTGGGCTGGTTCGGCTCCTGGGGCCTCAAGCACGTCGCCCTGCCCGCCTCCGGCCTCTACCCCATCGCCGTGATGGCGATCGCGGTGACGGCGTACGCCGCCGGGGCACTGGCGCACGGCAGCGGCTTCCTGGCCGTCTACCTGGCCTCCATGATGCTCGGCAACGCCAAGCTCCCGCACTGGCCCGCCACCCGGGGCTTCGCCGAAGGACTCGGCTGGATCGCGCAGATCGGCATGTTCGTCCTGCTCGGCCTGCTCGTCACCCCGCACGAGCTGGGCGACGACGTCTGGCCGGCCCTGATCATCGGGCTGGTGCTGACCATGGTGGCCCGTCCGCTGAGCGTGGTGCTCAGCCTGGCGCCGTTCCGGATGCCGTGGCAGGAGCAGACGCTGATGTCGTGGGCCGGCCTGCGCGGGGCCGTGCCCATCATCCTGGCGACCATCCCCATGGTGAACGGCGTCGGCGGCAGCCGCCGGATCTTCAACATCGTCTTCGTGCTGGTGGTCGTCTACACCCTCGTGCAGGGGCCGACCCTGCCCTGGCTGGCGCGCACCCTGCGCCTGGGCGAACAGGGCGAGGCCTCCGACCTCGGCATCGAGTCCGCGCCCCTGGAGCGGCTGCGCGGGCACCTGCTGTCCATCTCGGTCCCCGAGGGCTCACGGATGCACGGCGTCGAGGTCAACGAGCTGCGGCTGCCGCCCGGCGCCGCCGTCACCCTGGTCGTCCGGGAGGGCACGTCCTTCGTGCCGCTTCCCACGACGGTGCTGCGGCACGGCGACGAGCTGCTGGTGGTCGCCACCGACCCGGTGCGCGACGCGGCGGAACGGCGGCTGCGCGCCGTCGCCCACGGCGGCAAGCTGGCCGACTGGCTGGGCGAGGACCGGAACGGCCCCAGTTCCTCGCGCTGA
- a CDS encoding penicillin acylase family protein: MPPNTTATTGDKPGKSGRKKGRKARLIVLVLVLALIGAIAYGGYWSVSTVRASFPQTKGSITLAGLSGPVDVKRDGYGIPQVYASSDEDLFMAQGYVQAQDRFYEMDVRRHMTSGRLSEMFGKGQVKNDEFLRTLGWDRVARREYDTKLSASTKRYLQAYAKGVNAYLRGKDGKDISLEYAALGLTNDYRPQEWTPVDSVSWLKAMAWDLRGNMQDEIDRALMTSRLGPQQIRDLYPEYPYGRNKPIVQEGQYDELTRTFRQDGTTAGSAGTTGSAGTAGTTGGSAGTAGSAGTTGSALTSQLAGLYDVLDDVPAAVGVNGQGIGSNSWVVGGKYTITGKPLLANDPHLSASLPSVWYQMGLHCRTVSDKCRYDVTGYTFAGMPGVIIGHNADIAWGMTNSGVDVTNLYLEKLTGDGYLYDGKVRPFRTREETIRVAGGASKKIVVRETADGMPLLSDRDDELVQVGRKATVNTAAPDRGDGYGIALRWTALDPGTSMDAVFALDRAADWREFRDAAGLFDVPSQNLVYADTRNNIGYTLPGAIPTRPAADDGSVPAPGWDSKYRWTGFVEQDELPYEYNPKRGYIVTANQAVVGKDAYPYTLTTDWGYGTRSQRITDLIESKIKDGGKISTDDMRQMQLDNSSEIAKLLVPRLLKLNLDDKDVRAAQKLLEGWDYTQDADSAAAAYFNAVWRNILKLAFGNKLPKELRAKGQCLWVDKIDSTGPVDDDTKVRECGRRDGDQAQPDGGDRWFEVVRKLMDKPDSAWWTTPRPRTGDRPGADNMDELFERAMIDARWELTAKLGKDIDTWSWGRLHRLFLKNQTLGTEGPKLLQYALNRGPYELSGGEATVNATGWNAAGGYDVVWVPSMRMVVNLADLDKSRWINLTGASGHAYSAHYTDQTDKWAEGELLPWSFSGKAVDRSTSDTLSLRP, from the coding sequence ATGCCCCCCAACACCACCGCCACAACGGGTGACAAGCCCGGCAAGTCCGGCAGGAAGAAGGGGCGCAAAGCCCGCCTGATCGTGCTGGTGCTGGTCCTGGCCCTCATCGGAGCGATCGCCTACGGCGGTTACTGGTCGGTCAGCACCGTCCGCGCCTCCTTCCCGCAGACCAAGGGGTCGATCACGCTCGCCGGCCTGTCGGGGCCGGTCGACGTCAAGCGGGACGGCTACGGCATCCCGCAGGTCTACGCCTCCTCCGACGAGGACCTGTTCATGGCGCAGGGCTACGTCCAGGCGCAGGACCGGTTCTACGAGATGGACGTGCGCCGCCACATGACCTCGGGCCGCCTGTCGGAGATGTTCGGCAAGGGCCAGGTCAAGAACGACGAGTTCCTGCGCACCCTCGGCTGGGACCGGGTCGCCCGGCGGGAGTACGACACGAAGCTGTCCGCCTCCACGAAGAGGTACCTCCAGGCCTACGCCAAGGGGGTCAACGCCTACCTGCGGGGCAAGGACGGCAAGGACATCTCCCTGGAGTACGCGGCCCTGGGACTCACCAACGACTACCGGCCGCAGGAGTGGACCCCGGTCGACTCCGTCTCCTGGCTGAAGGCGATGGCCTGGGACCTGCGCGGCAACATGCAGGACGAGATCGACCGCGCCCTGATGACCAGCCGGCTGGGCCCGCAGCAGATCCGGGACCTGTACCCGGAGTACCCCTACGGCCGCAACAAGCCGATCGTGCAGGAGGGCCAGTACGACGAGCTGACGCGGACCTTCCGGCAGGACGGCACCACGGCCGGCTCCGCGGGCACGACCGGTTCGGCGGGCACGGCGGGCACGACCGGCGGCTCCGCGGGCACGGCGGGCTCCGCGGGCACGACCGGTTCGGCCCTCACGAGCCAGCTGGCGGGCCTGTACGACGTCCTGGACGACGTCCCCGCGGCCGTCGGCGTGAACGGCCAGGGAATCGGCTCCAACTCCTGGGTCGTGGGCGGGAAGTACACCATCACCGGCAAGCCCCTGCTCGCCAACGACCCGCACCTGTCGGCGTCCCTGCCGTCCGTCTGGTACCAGATGGGCCTGCACTGCCGCACCGTCTCCGACAAGTGCCGGTACGACGTCACGGGCTACACCTTCGCCGGCATGCCCGGTGTGATCATCGGACACAATGCGGACATCGCCTGGGGCATGACCAACTCCGGGGTCGACGTCACCAACCTCTACCTGGAGAAGCTCACCGGCGACGGCTACCTGTACGACGGCAAGGTGCGCCCCTTCAGGACGCGCGAGGAGACCATCAGGGTCGCCGGCGGCGCGTCGAAGAAGATCGTCGTGCGCGAGACCGCGGACGGGATGCCGCTGCTGTCCGACCGCGACGACGAACTCGTCCAGGTCGGCAGGAAGGCCACCGTCAACACCGCCGCGCCCGACCGCGGCGACGGCTACGGCATCGCCTTGCGGTGGACCGCGCTCGACCCGGGCACCTCCATGGACGCCGTGTTCGCCCTCGACAGGGCGGCGGACTGGAGAGAGTTCCGCGACGCGGCCGGCCTGTTCGACGTGCCCTCGCAGAACCTGGTCTACGCCGACACCAGGAACAACATCGGCTACACCCTGCCCGGCGCGATCCCCACGCGCCCGGCGGCCGACGACGGCTCGGTCCCGGCGCCCGGCTGGGACTCCAAGTACCGCTGGACCGGCTTCGTCGAACAGGACGAGCTGCCCTACGAGTACAACCCGAAGCGCGGCTACATCGTCACCGCCAACCAGGCCGTCGTCGGCAAGGACGCCTACCCGTACACCCTCACCACCGACTGGGGCTACGGCACCCGCAGCCAGCGCATCACCGACCTGATCGAGTCCAAGATCAAGGACGGCGGCAAGATCTCCACCGACGACATGCGCCAGATGCAGCTGGACAACAGCAGCGAGATCGCCAAGCTCCTGGTGCCCAGGCTGCTGAAGCTGAACCTGGACGACAAGGACGTCCGCGCCGCCCAGAAGCTGCTCGAGGGCTGGGACTACACCCAGGACGCCGACTCGGCCGCCGCCGCCTACTTCAACGCGGTCTGGCGCAACATCCTCAAGCTCGCCTTCGGCAACAAGCTCCCCAAGGAGCTGCGCGCCAAGGGCCAGTGCCTGTGGGTCGACAAGATCGACAGCACCGGTCCGGTGGACGACGACACCAAGGTGCGCGAGTGCGGCCGGCGCGACGGGGACCAGGCGCAGCCGGACGGCGGCGACCGCTGGTTCGAGGTCGTGCGCAAGCTGATGGACAAGCCGGACAGCGCGTGGTGGACGACCCCCCGGCCGCGCACCGGCGACCGCCCCGGGGCGGACAACATGGACGAGCTGTTCGAGCGGGCCATGATCGACGCCCGCTGGGAGCTGACCGCCAAGCTCGGCAAGGACATCGACACCTGGAGCTGGGGCCGGCTGCACCGCCTGTTCCTGAAGAACCAGACGCTCGGCACCGAGGGCCCCAAGCTCCTGCAGTACGCCCTCAACCGCGGCCCCTACGAGCTCAGCGGCGGCGAGGCCACGGTGAACGCGACCGGCTGGAACGCCGCCGGCGGCTACGACGTGGTCTGGGTGCCCTCCATGCGGATGGTGGTCAACCTCGCCGACCTCGACAAGTCCAGGTGGATCAACCTCACCGGAGCCTCCGGGCACGCCTACAGCGCCCACTACACCGACCAGACGGACAAGTGGGCCGAGGGCGAACTGCTGCCCTGGTCGTTCTCCGGCAAGGCGGTCGACCGGAGCACGAGCGACACCCTCAGCCTCAGGCCGTGA
- a CDS encoding 5-formyltetrahydrofolate cyclo-ligase encodes MLRREFLAVRNRLTRDDVRVAGGTLAERALGLPELTRARTVGAYVSVGSEPDTRALLDALRARGVRVLLPALLPDNDLDWGEYTGPGSLAPVRHGRKTALWEPSGERLGPDAVTAADVVLLPGLAVDARGMRLGRGGGSYDRVLARLERAGARPALVVLLYDAEVVARVPAEAHDRPVHAVVTPSGVRRFT; translated from the coding sequence ATGTTGCGGCGGGAGTTCCTCGCGGTGAGGAACAGGTTGACGCGGGATGACGTGCGCGTGGCGGGCGGCACGCTGGCCGAACGCGCCCTTGGGCTGCCCGAACTGACGCGTGCGCGCACGGTGGGGGCGTACGTCTCCGTCGGGAGCGAGCCGGACACGCGGGCGCTGCTGGACGCGCTGCGCGCGCGGGGCGTGCGCGTCCTGCTGCCCGCGCTCCTGCCCGACAACGACCTGGACTGGGGCGAGTACACCGGTCCCGGCTCCCTCGCGCCCGTCCGGCACGGCCGGAAAACGGCGTTGTGGGAGCCCTCGGGGGAGCGTCTCGGGCCGGACGCGGTGACCGCCGCGGACGTCGTCCTGCTGCCCGGGCTCGCGGTGGACGCGCGCGGGATGCGGCTGGGACGCGGCGGGGGGTCCTACGACCGGGTCCTGGCCCGCCTGGAGCGCGCCGGGGCGCGACCCGCGCTGGTGGTGCTGCTGTACGACGCGGAGGTCGTCGCGCGGGTCCCGGCGGAGGCGCACGACCGGCCGGTGCACGCGGTGGTGACGCCGTCGGGCGTGCGCCGCTTCACCTGA
- the galU gene encoding UTP--glucose-1-phosphate uridylyltransferase GalU: MTQSHPRISKAVIPAAGLGTRFLPATKATPKEMLPVVDKPAIQYVVEEAVAAGLDDVLMITGRNKRPLEDHFDRNYELESALQKKGDAGRLAKVQESSDLATMHYVRQGDPRGLGHAVLCAAPHVGREPFAVLLGDDLIDPRDPLLRRMIEVQERHGGSVVALMEVAPEQIHLYGCAAVEGTADGDVVKVTGLVEKPDAADAPSNYAIIGRYVLDPHVFDILRKTEPGRGGEIQLTDALQQLAQDEKVGGPVHGVVFEGRRYDTGDRGDYLRAIVRLACEREDLGPDFRAWLRRYVAEEMQQR, encoded by the coding sequence ATGACTCAGTCGCACCCCAGGATCAGCAAGGCTGTCATTCCCGCAGCAGGCCTCGGCACCCGGTTCCTGCCGGCCACCAAGGCCACTCCCAAGGAGATGCTGCCGGTCGTGGACAAGCCGGCGATCCAGTACGTGGTTGAGGAGGCCGTGGCGGCGGGACTGGACGACGTCCTCATGATCACCGGGCGCAACAAGCGCCCGCTGGAGGACCACTTCGACCGCAACTACGAGCTGGAGTCCGCCCTGCAGAAGAAGGGCGACGCCGGCCGGCTCGCCAAGGTGCAGGAGTCCAGCGACCTCGCCACCATGCACTACGTGCGCCAGGGCGACCCCCGGGGCCTCGGCCACGCCGTGCTGTGCGCCGCCCCGCACGTCGGCCGCGAGCCCTTCGCCGTCCTGCTCGGCGACGACCTGATCGACCCCCGCGACCCGCTGCTGCGGCGCATGATCGAGGTGCAGGAGCGGCACGGCGGCAGCGTCGTCGCGCTCATGGAGGTGGCCCCCGAGCAGATCCACCTGTACGGGTGCGCGGCCGTGGAGGGCACCGCCGACGGCGACGTGGTGAAGGTGACCGGCCTGGTCGAGAAACCGGACGCGGCGGACGCCCCCTCGAACTACGCGATCATCGGCCGGTACGTGCTGGACCCGCACGTCTTCGACATACTCCGCAAGACCGAGCCGGGCCGCGGCGGCGAGATCCAGCTCACCGACGCCCTCCAGCAGCTCGCCCAGGACGAGAAGGTCGGCGGCCCGGTGCACGGTGTCGTCTTCGAGGGCCGCCGCTACGACACCGGCGACCGCGGCGACTACCTGCGTGCCATTGTCAGACTGGCGTGCGAACGTGAAGACCTGGGCCCGGACTTCAGGGCCTGGCTTCGCAGGTACGTAGCCGAGGAGATGCAGCAACGTTGA